From Buchnera aphidicola (Aphis helianthi), the proteins below share one genomic window:
- a CDS encoding CvpA family protein, giving the protein MLLIDYIILIIILFSTFLGIFRGFLKEFISTVFWFFILYFFINYKYFSVFYDDIIVKNDNYLVILIIIIFFLQQKYY; this is encoded by the coding sequence ATGCTTTTGATAGATTATATCATTCTTATTATTATTTTATTTTCTACTTTTTTAGGAATATTTCGAGGTTTTTTAAAAGAGTTCATATCTACTGTATTTTGGTTTTTTATTTTATATTTTTTTATTAATTACAAATATTTTAGTGTTTTTTATGATGATATCATTGTAAAAAATGACAACTATTTAGTAATTTTAATTATTATTATTTTTTTTTTACAACAAAAATACTATTGA
- a CDS encoding ribose-phosphate pyrophosphokinase, translated as MPDMKLFAGNSIPKLAKFIARRLYINLGNASVGRFSDGEISVQINENVRGSDVFIIQSTCSPTNDNIMELVVMVDALRRASAGRITAVIPYFGYSRQDRRVRSARVPITAKVVADFLSSIGVDRVLTVDLHAEQIQGFFDVPVDNVFGSLILLEDMLQRELKNPIVVSPDIGGVVRARAIAKLLYDTDMAIIDKRRPHPNISQVMNIIGDVANRDCILVDDMIDTGGTLCKAAEALKERGAKRVFAYATHPIFSGKASENLKHSVIDEVVVCDTIPLQEKIRLLPNVRTLTLSGMLAEAIRRISNEESISAMFEH; from the coding sequence ATGCCAGATATGAAATTATTTGCTGGAAATTCTATTCCAAAACTAGCAAAATTTATTGCTCGTCGACTTTATATCAATTTAGGAAACGCATCTGTAGGTAGATTTAGTGACGGTGAAATTAGCGTTCAAATCAATGAAAATGTTAGAGGAAGCGATGTATTTATTATTCAATCAACTTGTTCTCCAACTAATGACAACATTATGGAACTAGTTGTGATGGTAGATGCTTTAAGAAGAGCTTCAGCTGGTAGAATTACTGCAGTAATTCCATATTTTGGATACTCACGTCAAGATCGTCGTGTACGATCTGCACGTGTTCCAATTACAGCTAAAGTCGTTGCTGATTTTTTATCTAGTATTGGAGTTGATCGTGTATTAACAGTAGATTTACATGCTGAACAAATTCAAGGTTTTTTTGACGTACCTGTAGATAATGTATTTGGTAGTTTGATTCTTTTAGAAGATATGTTGCAAAGAGAATTAAAAAATCCTATTGTCGTATCACCTGATATTGGTGGAGTAGTGAGAGCAAGAGCAATTGCTAAACTGCTTTATGATACTGATATGGCAATTATAGATAAAAGAAGACCTCATCCTAATATTTCTCAAGTGATGAATATTATCGGAGATGTAGCAAATAGAGATTGTATTTTAGTTGATGATATGATTGATACGGGAGGAACACTATGTAAAGCTGCAGAAGCACTTAAAGAAAGAGGTGCAAAAAGAGTTTTTGCATATGCTACACATCCTATTTTCTCAGGTAAAGCATCGGAAAATTTAAAACATTCTGTTATTGATGAAGTTGTTGTATGTGATACTATTCCTTTACAAGAAAAAATTAGACTATTACCAAATGTACGAACTCTTACATTATCTGGAATGTTAGCAGAAGCTATAAGACGAATCAGTAATGAAGAGTCTATTTCTGCTATGTTTGAACATTAA
- the ispE gene encoding 4-(cytidine 5'-diphospho)-2-C-methyl-D-erythritol kinase, with product MIYTWPSPAKINLFLYVTGIRSDGYHYIQSLFQFLNYGDTLKIIPNKTGNIELFTEKKLFLKKTNTIIEAAKLLKSKALYYEKTNCTTLGAKIFLNKKIPIGSGLGGGSSNAATVLVVLNKLWRTKFTLQELAKFSLNIGSDIPAFIMGKTSIIEGIGEILHPIEREEKWYLIVYPEIHVLTKNIFSSSLLKSKTQKKPIQLLLTSPFSNDFENIVSNKFKTIKKLLSILSLYAPTRMTGTGSCVFAEFNDKTSAQKIFSLLPKNMKGFIAKSVNTSPLHHVFYKQNKHIFN from the coding sequence ATGATATATACATGGCCTTCTCCTGCAAAAATTAATTTATTTTTATACGTTACAGGTATTCGTTCAGACGGATACCATTATATACAAAGCTTATTTCAATTTCTTAATTATGGTGATACATTAAAAATTATTCCTAATAAAACTGGCAACATTGAACTATTTACAGAAAAAAAACTTTTTCTAAAAAAAACAAACACTATTATTGAAGCTGCTAAACTATTAAAATCAAAAGCATTATATTATGAAAAGACAAATTGTACTACTCTTGGTGCAAAAATATTTTTAAATAAAAAAATACCTATAGGAAGTGGACTAGGAGGAGGTTCATCTAATGCTGCGACAGTATTAGTAGTATTAAACAAGCTCTGGAGAACAAAATTTACATTACAAGAGTTAGCCAAATTTAGTCTTAATATAGGATCAGATATTCCAGCATTTATCATGGGAAAAACATCTATTATTGAAGGAATAGGAGAAATATTGCACCCTATTGAAAGAGAAGAAAAATGGTATCTAATTGTATATCCTGAAATTCACGTTTTAACAAAAAATATATTTTCTAGTTCTCTGCTGAAAAGTAAAACACAAAAAAAACCAATTCAATTACTATTAACATCTCCATTTAGTAATGATTTTGAAAATATAGTAAGTAATAAATTTAAAACAATAAAAAAATTACTATCTATATTATCTCTCTATGCACCCACTCGAATGACTGGAACAGGATCCTGTGTTTTTGCTGAATTTAATGATAAAACATCTGCTCAAAAAATATTTTCTTTACTGCCTAAGAATATGAAAGGATTTATTGCTAAAAGTGTTAATACTTCTCCATTACATCATGTTTTTTATAAACAAAATAAGCATATTTTCAATTAA
- the prfA gene encoding peptide chain release factor 1 — MNASIINKLKSLKYRHQEIEVLLTQNDIISNQDKLKNLSQEYLKLSEIVKYFIRWEKVESDIKNINVLFDDKEMYDIAKEEYYILKKQKKKIETKIKILLLPEDPNDQHSCLIEIRSATGGDESSIFAGQLCRMYIRYAESYMWKTEIMSSSENEKGGFKEIIVKVTGKGAVGQLKFESGGHRVQRVPETESQGRIHTSTCTIAVMPILPKTEKEEINLSDLKIDTFRSSGAGGQHVNTTDSAIRITHLPTGNVVECQDERSQHKNKAKALSILSARLYTEKLAQNQQENSSMRRNLLGSGSRSDRNRTYNFPQNRITDHRINLTIYKLDEVLEGKLDLLIKPIVQEYQADILSSLSTFKL, encoded by the coding sequence ATGAATGCTTCTATTATTAATAAATTAAAATCTTTAAAATATCGTCATCAAGAAATTGAAGTATTACTTACTCAAAACGATATTATTTCAAATCAAGATAAGTTAAAAAATTTATCTCAAGAATATTTAAAACTTTCTGAAATTGTTAAATATTTTATTCGTTGGGAAAAAGTAGAATCTGATATTAAAAATATTAATGTATTATTTGATGACAAAGAAATGTACGATATAGCTAAAGAAGAATATTATATACTTAAAAAACAAAAAAAAAAAATAGAAACAAAAATTAAAATATTATTATTACCAGAAGATCCTAATGATCAGCATAGTTGCTTAATTGAAATTAGATCTGCTACAGGTGGAGATGAGTCGTCTATTTTTGCTGGTCAGTTATGCAGAATGTATATAAGATATGCTGAAAGTTATATGTGGAAAACAGAAATAATGAGTTCAAGTGAAAATGAAAAAGGAGGATTTAAAGAAATAATAGTTAAAGTTACAGGTAAAGGAGCTGTTGGTCAATTAAAATTTGAATCAGGAGGGCATCGTGTTCAAAGAGTTCCAGAAACTGAATCACAAGGAAGAATTCATACTTCTACTTGTACTATTGCTGTAATGCCGATTCTTCCTAAAACAGAAAAAGAAGAAATTAATCTATCTGATTTAAAGATTGATACATTTCGTTCCTCTGGTGCTGGTGGTCAACATGTAAATACTACTGATTCAGCTATTAGAATTACGCATCTTCCTACTGGGAATGTAGTAGAATGTCAAGATGAACGATCACAACATAAAAATAAAGCAAAAGCTTTATCTATTTTATCAGCTCGATTGTATACTGAAAAATTAGCACAAAACCAACAAGAAAATTCTTCTATGAGACGAAATTTGTTAGGTAGCGGTTCAAGATCAGATAGAAATAGAACATATAATTTTCCTCAAAATAGAATTACAGATCATAGAATTAATTTAACTATATATAAATTAGATGAAGTATTAGAAGGAAAGTTGGACTTACTTATTAAACCAATAGTTCAAGAATATCAAGCTGATATTCTGTCTTCTTTATCTACGTTTAAATTATGA
- the prmC gene encoding peptide chain release factor N(5)-glutamine methyltransferase — MKIYEWLDKTIKIFSHLDYPKYEAEILLCHVLQRSRSWIIAFDRTELNELNQKILKKFVYRRSIREPMAYILGKKEFWSLSLRVSQDTLIPRPDTEILVEQVLSKIDRNKIYILDLGTGCGAIGLALASVCKNFNITAVDNSNKAIKIAKINALELSLNNIVFFYSNWFSNINQKFHIIVSNPPYLSLKEMHFFKKDLIFEPVNALVSKNNGLKDIELIIKQSKNYLFCKGWLFIEHGWKQKFKVRFLFKKYNFFNITSYKDYGGNDRITIGQKK; from the coding sequence ATGAAAATATATGAATGGTTAGATAAAACAATTAAAATATTTTCGCATCTTGACTATCCCAAATACGAAGCAGAAATATTATTATGTCATGTTTTACAACGTTCACGTTCTTGGATTATAGCTTTTGATAGAACAGAGTTAAATGAATTAAATCAAAAAATATTAAAAAAATTTGTTTATCGAAGATCTATAAGAGAGCCAATGGCTTATATATTAGGAAAAAAAGAATTTTGGTCTTTATCTTTACGTGTTTCTCAAGATACTTTAATTCCTAGGCCTGATACAGAAATTTTAGTTGAACAAGTATTGTCTAAAATTGATAGAAATAAAATATATATTCTTGATTTAGGAACTGGTTGTGGAGCGATTGGATTAGCGCTTGCGAGTGTTTGTAAAAATTTTAATATTACTGCTGTTGACAATTCAAATAAAGCTATTAAAATAGCTAAAATAAATGCTCTAGAATTAAGCTTAAATAATATTGTTTTTTTTTATAGTAATTGGTTTTCAAACATAAATCAAAAATTTCATATTATTGTAAGTAATCCTCCATATCTTAGTTTAAAAGAAATGCACTTTTTTAAAAAAGATCTTATTTTTGAACCGGTTAATGCATTAGTATCCAAAAATAATGGTTTAAAAGATATTGAGTTAATTATAAAACAATCAAAAAATTATTTATTTTGTAAAGGTTGGCTTTTTATTGAACATGGATGGAAACAGAAATTCAAAGTTCGGTTTTTATTTAAAAAATATAATTTTTTTAATATAACATCTTATAAAGATTATGGAGGTAATGATCGTATTACTATTGGTCAAAAAAAATAA
- the sirB1 gene encoding invasion regulator SirB1, translated as MKSFSKNSLSKLSLFDSIISASQFIREDFPIDSIILDMCNKIKEAKSYISSEIEPNEKLKKLLNLFYKHWNFGGASGIYKLSDVLWIDNVLKTRQGTAVSLGILLLHIAKELRLPLNPVAFPTQLILRADWSDKNKWLINPFNGEILDQHTLEVWLKGNISPTAELYENDLYQAESVTIIRKMLNTLKSALMEEKNMELALNVSNVLLQIDPNDPYEIRDRGLIYAHLDCNHVALTDLLYFVENCPEDPISEIIKVQIHSIEQKKMILH; from the coding sequence ATGAAATCTTTTTCAAAAAATAGTTTATCTAAATTATCACTTTTTGATTCTATTATATCAGCTTCTCAGTTTATTCGAGAAGATTTTCCTATAGATTCTATAATCTTAGATATGTGTAATAAAATTAAAGAAGCAAAATCTTATATTTCATCTGAAATTGAACCAAATGAAAAATTAAAAAAATTATTAAATTTATTTTATAAACATTGGAATTTTGGTGGAGCTAGCGGTATTTATAAACTTTCAGACGTATTATGGATTGATAATGTTTTGAAGACTCGACAAGGTACCGCAGTATCTTTAGGAATCCTTTTGTTACATATTGCAAAAGAATTAAGATTACCATTAAATCCCGTAGCATTTCCTACTCAATTAATATTACGAGCGGATTGGTCAGATAAAAATAAATGGTTAATTAATCCATTTAATGGTGAAATATTAGATCAACATACATTAGAAGTTTGGTTAAAAGGAAATATTAGTCCTACAGCAGAATTATATGAAAACGATTTATATCAAGCAGAATCTGTTACTATTATTCGTAAAATGTTAAACACTTTAAAATCAGCTTTAATGGAGGAAAAAAACATGGAGTTAGCATTAAATGTTAGTAACGTTCTTTTGCAAATTGATCCTAATGATCCATATGAAATTCGTGATAGAGGATTAATTTATGCTCATTTAGATTGTAATCACGTTGCTTTAACAGATTTACTTTATTTTGTTGAAAACTGTCCTGAAGATCCTATTAGTGAAATCATTAAAGTTCAAATTCATTCGATTGAACAAAAAAAAATGATATTGCATTAA
- the nadE gene encoding ammonia-dependent NAD(+) synthetase, translated as MILQKKIIKLLHVKPKIIPKIEIENRIIELKKYLLQNTNLKSLIVAISGGQDSTLTGKLCQITIEQLRREKNNNSYQFIALRLPYGIQKDEQDCKEVIKFIKPDKVFTINIKNSVLSSELSLNIAGIKISDYVKGNEKSRERMKVQYSVAAMTNGIVVGTSNAAEIITGFFTKYGDHGVDINLISKLNKRQGQLLLKQLNCPQNLYLKTPTADLEDKNPQKPDEIALGIKYNIIDSYLEGKEINISDRKIIEKLYLHTQHKRNTINIG; from the coding sequence ATGATACTACAAAAAAAAATTATTAAATTACTTCATGTAAAACCAAAAATTATACCAAAAATAGAAATTGAAAATCGTATTATAGAATTAAAAAAATATTTACTTCAAAATACTAATTTAAAATCTTTAATTGTAGCTATTAGTGGGGGGCAAGATTCAACGTTAACAGGAAAACTATGCCAAATAACAATTGAACAATTACGTAGAGAAAAAAATAACAACTCTTATCAATTTATTGCATTAAGATTACCATATGGTATTCAAAAAGACGAACAAGATTGCAAAGAAGTAATTAAATTTATTAAGCCAGATAAAGTTTTTACAATTAATATCAAAAATTCTGTTTTAAGTAGTGAATTATCATTAAATATAGCAGGAATTAAAATTTCAGATTATGTTAAAGGAAATGAAAAATCAAGAGAAAGAATGAAAGTACAATATAGTGTTGCTGCAATGACAAATGGAATAGTTGTAGGAACAAGTAATGCGGCAGAAATTATTACAGGTTTCTTTACTAAATACGGAGATCATGGGGTAGATATAAATCTAATATCTAAATTAAACAAAAGACAAGGTCAATTATTATTAAAACAACTTAATTGTCCTCAGAATTTATATTTAAAAACACCAACCGCAGATCTTGAAGATAAAAATCCACAAAAACCAGACGAAATTGCTTTAGGTATTAAATACAATATAATTGATTCTTACCTAGAAGGAAAAGAAATAAACATATCAGATAGAAAAATTATTGAGAAACTTTATTTACATACACAACATAAAAGAAATACAATTAATATTGGATAA
- a CDS encoding acetate kinase — protein MLNNLIFVLNCGSSSIKFSILNPKSKKKYLSGLVECLFLKQTYIRWQYLGVEYKKNIGSYISHQDALNFIFDKVLSKKQDILNNIIGIGHRVVHGGKKINKSILINSETINFIKEAIPFAPLHNPANLIGIKMVIEKLPILSNKNVAVFDTSFYQKMPKTSFLYAIPYIFYKKYYIRRYGAHGISHNYVSYQASIMLNKDFNLLNIITCHLGNGSSVSAIRNGVCVDTSMGLTPLEGLVMGTRSGDIDPSIIFFMHQQMGISIDKIHEILTKESGLLGLSGKSSDFRYLEKHYSTDKRVQLSVDIFCHRLSKYIASYMCLMDKRLDAVVFTGGIGENVSLIREITLSKLYLMGFKIDIEKNLLIKNGKSGLITIDKSIPVFVIPTNEELLIAQDTIKIVS, from the coding sequence ATATTGAATAATTTAATTTTTGTATTAAATTGTGGAAGTTCTTCTATAAAATTTTCTATATTAAACCCAAAAAGTAAAAAAAAATATTTATCTGGTTTGGTAGAATGTTTATTTTTAAAACAAACATATATTAGATGGCAATATTTAGGAGTAGAATATAAAAAAAACATAGGATCTTATATATCTCATCAAGATGCTTTAAATTTTATCTTTGATAAAGTTTTATCAAAAAAACAAGATATATTGAATAATATCATAGGGATAGGTCATAGAGTTGTTCATGGTGGAAAAAAAATTAATAAATCTATTTTAATAAATTCTGAAACTATAAATTTTATTAAAGAAGCTATTCCTTTTGCTCCATTGCATAATCCTGCAAATTTAATAGGAATTAAAATGGTAATTGAAAAATTACCTATTTTATCGAATAAAAATGTAGCAGTGTTTGATACTTCTTTTTATCAAAAAATGCCTAAAACTTCATTTTTGTATGCTATTCCCTATATTTTTTATAAAAAATATTATATTCGACGTTATGGTGCACATGGAATTAGCCATAATTATGTTTCATATCAAGCATCTATTATGTTAAATAAAGACTTTAATTTATTAAATATTATAACATGCCATTTAGGTAATGGATCTTCTGTTTCTGCAATTCGTAATGGAGTATGTGTAGATACTTCTATGGGTTTGACGCCTTTGGAAGGTTTGGTTATGGGGACTCGGAGCGGTGATATAGATCCTTCAATTATTTTTTTTATGCATCAACAAATGGGAATAAGTATAGATAAAATTCATGAAATATTAACAAAAGAATCTGGTTTGTTAGGATTAAGTGGAAAAAGTAGTGATTTTCGTTATCTTGAAAAACATTACTCTACTGATAAAAGAGTACAGTTATCTGTAGATATTTTTTGTCATCGATTATCTAAATATATTGCTTCTTATATGTGTCTTATGGATAAGCGACTAGATGCAGTAGTATTCACTGGTGGAATTGGTGAAAATGTATCATTAATTCGAGAAATAACTTTATCAAAATTATATTTAATGGGTTTTAAAATTGATATAGAAAAGAATTTATTAATTAAAAACGGAAAAAGTGGATTAATTACAATCGACAAATCTATTCCAGTTTTTGTTATTCCTACAAATGAAGAATTGTTGATAGCACAAGATACAATTAAAATAGTTAGTTAA
- the pta gene encoding phosphate acetyltransferase, whose amino-acid sequence MSRIIMLVPLNENVSMTTITLSLISLIDKKTTNIFFKYFFYFSLIDPLKDKTKFIINKYFSKNIITLENIDFSEQYFNSSQYNTLVNQVIEQCYNKKNINGLIFIKGINKKDHIDADKINYEVSQNINAEVIFLENLREYAFEYISKKENKIKIFLKYSKYKNILGFIFNNISSPFIKSKYNFTEKLNILYNLKKNAHIDIIKKDIFLKNRFFSTLACIPWNKSLLKPSVIEICSFLNASIINTKNIKNSIVKKIIIFDENYKNIIKKNYSNALFLICLNRIETFINELFLKSKVNKISGIILTGTFKYTKNVLNLIDYLKNSNIPIFFVNKNTIMTLSQLEKFNFNINFYNKTYINKILKYISSYFNNINLFLFQNKKINYKRKYSPKEFCYRLKKLSQKNIKRIILPEAYEPRILQAASISDSLGIAECILLGNPKKIYEIAHDKGIHLSKNIKIIQPNLIRNNYISRLLELRKNKGMTEFSAIKQLQDNTILATLILESNEVDGLVSGSINTTANTIRPALQIIKTNSIYSLVSSIFFMLFPQEVLIYGDCAINVDPTAEELAEIAIQSANSAKNFGIEPRIAMLSYSSGYSGNGLQVEKVRNATSIVKLKQPNLIIEGPIQYDAAISKKVSKLKTPSSLIEGSANIFIFPDLNSGNITYKAIQRSLGLICIGPMLQGLRKPVNDLSRGASIEDIIYTIALTSIQS is encoded by the coding sequence ATGTCACGTATTATAATGTTAGTTCCTTTAAATGAAAATGTTAGTATGACTACTATTACTTTAAGTTTAATTTCTTTAATTGATAAAAAAACAACAAATATTTTTTTTAAATATTTTTTTTATTTTTCTCTTATAGATCCTTTAAAAGATAAAACTAAATTTATTATTAATAAATATTTTTCAAAGAATATAATTACATTAGAAAATATAGATTTTTCAGAACAATATTTTAATTCGAGTCAATATAATACTCTTGTTAATCAAGTTATTGAACAATGTTATAATAAAAAAAATATAAATGGATTAATTTTTATTAAAGGTATAAATAAAAAAGATCATATTGATGCTGATAAAATAAATTATGAAGTTTCACAAAATATAAATGCTGAAGTAATATTTTTAGAAAATTTAAGAGAATATGCTTTTGAATATATCAGTAAAAAAGAAAATAAAATAAAAATATTTTTAAAATATAGTAAATATAAAAATATTTTAGGTTTTATTTTTAATAATATTAGCTCTCCTTTTATAAAATCAAAATATAATTTTACAGAAAAATTAAATATTTTATATAATTTAAAAAAAAATGCACATATTGATATAATTAAAAAAGATATTTTTTTAAAAAATAGATTTTTTTCTACCTTAGCCTGTATTCCTTGGAACAAAAGTTTATTAAAACCGTCTGTAATAGAGATTTGTAGCTTTTTAAATGCAAGTATTATTAATACAAAAAATATAAAGAATTCTATTGTTAAGAAAATAATAATATTTGATGAAAATTATAAAAATATAATAAAAAAAAATTATAGTAATGCTTTATTTTTAATTTGTTTAAATCGTATAGAAACATTTATTAATGAGTTATTTCTCAAATCAAAAGTAAATAAAATTAGTGGTATTATTTTAACAGGAACATTTAAATATACAAAAAACGTTTTAAACTTAATTGATTATTTAAAAAATAGTAATATTCCTATATTTTTTGTTAATAAAAATACAATAATGACATTGTCTCAATTAGAAAAATTTAATTTTAATATTAATTTTTATAATAAGACATACATTAATAAAATATTAAAATATATTTCTAGTTATTTTAACAATATTAATTTATTTTTGTTTCAAAATAAAAAAATTAATTATAAAAGAAAATATTCACCTAAAGAATTTTGTTATCGTTTAAAAAAATTATCTCAAAAAAATATAAAACGAATTATACTTCCTGAAGCATATGAACCTCGTATATTACAAGCGGCTTCAATTTCTGATTCCTTAGGAATTGCAGAATGTATATTATTAGGAAATCCAAAAAAAATTTACGAGATAGCTCATGATAAAGGGATTCATTTAAGTAAAAATATTAAAATAATACAACCTAATTTAATACGAAATAATTATATTTCAAGATTACTAGAATTGAGAAAAAATAAAGGAATGACTGAATTTTCTGCAATAAAGCAATTGCAAGATAATACTATTTTAGCAACTTTAATACTAGAATCTAATGAAGTTGATGGATTAGTATCTGGTTCGATAAATACAACAGCTAATACTATACGTCCAGCGTTACAGATTATTAAAACTAATTCTATTTATTCTTTAGTTTCTTCAATATTTTTTATGCTATTTCCTCAAGAAGTTTTAATTTATGGTGATTGTGCAATTAATGTTGATCCAACTGCTGAAGAATTAGCAGAAATTGCAATTCAATCTGCTAATTCAGCTAAAAATTTTGGTATAGAACCACGTATAGCAATGTTATCTTATTCTAGCGGATATTCTGGAAACGGATTACAAGTAGAAAAAGTAAGGAATGCAACTTCTATTGTAAAATTAAAACAACCTAATTTAATTATTGAAGGTCCTATTCAATATGATGCTGCTATCTCAAAAAAAGTTTCTAAGTTAAAAACTCCAAGTTCATTGATTGAAGGATCTGCAAATATTTTTATTTTTCCAGATTTAAATTCTGGTAATATCACTTATAAGGCAATACAACGTTCTTTAGGCTTAATTTGTATTGGACCTATGTTACAAGGATTAAGAAAACCAGTGAATGATTTATCCAGGGGCGCATCAATTGAAGATATTATTTATACTATTGCTTTGACTTCGATTCAGTCATAA
- the yfaE gene encoding class I ribonucleotide reductase maintenance protein YfaE produces the protein MSNSTIEIVNKKIIFYTQNISLLSTLEKNNIFIGYQCKSGYCGTCRIQIIKGKISYPIKQPIAALFKTNEIFPCCCQPNGNIIIKI, from the coding sequence ATGAGCAATTCTACTATTGAAATAGTAAATAAAAAAATAATTTTTTACACACAAAATATTTCGTTATTATCTACTCTAGAAAAAAATAATATATTTATAGGATATCAATGTAAGTCTGGATATTGTGGAACTTGTCGTATACAAATAATAAAAGGAAAAATAAGTTACCCAATAAAACAGCCTATAGCTGCTTTATTTAAAACAAATGAAATTTTTCCATGTTGCTGTCAGCCAAACGGTAATATTATAATTAAAATCTAA
- the nrdB gene encoding class Ia ribonucleoside-diphosphate reductase subunit beta, with product MSYTTFSKKKNNQLIEPMFFGQSVNIARYDQQKYNIFEKLIEKQLSFFWRPEEIDLSQDRIDFQNLPSHEKHIFISNLKYQTLLDSIQGRSPNIAFLPIISIPELETWIETWSFSETIHSRSYTHIIRNIINNPSIIFDDIISNKNINDRAKDISNYYDELIQMTSYWHLLGEGHHIVNEKKIYINLHLLKKKLYLCLISVNVLEAIRFYVSFACSFAFAEREIMEGNAKIIRLIARDEALHLTGTQHILYLLSNKKNNENMHNIVKECQEIVIKIFISASEQEKKWAEYLFRDGSMLGLNKDILCQYIEYITNIRMDAIGLKMPFQQKSNPIPWIDSWLNSDYIQNAPQETEISSYLVGQIDSKVSNQEFKKFKL from the coding sequence GTGTCCTATACAACATTTTCAAAAAAAAAGAATAATCAGTTAATAGAACCTATGTTTTTCGGACAATCTGTAAATATAGCTAGATATGATCAACAAAAATATAATATTTTTGAAAAATTAATTGAAAAACAACTTTCATTTTTTTGGAGACCAGAAGAGATAGACTTGTCACAAGATCGTATAGATTTTCAAAACCTTCCTTCACATGAAAAACATATTTTTATTAGTAATTTAAAATATCAAACATTACTCGATTCAATTCAAGGACGAAGTCCAAACATTGCTTTTTTACCTATTATATCTATTCCTGAATTAGAAACATGGATTGAAACATGGTCATTTTCAGAAACAATTCACTCTCGTTCTTATACTCATATAATTAGAAATATTATTAATAATCCATCAATCATTTTTGATGATATTATAAGTAATAAAAATATTAATGATAGAGCAAAAGATATTTCTAATTATTATGATGAATTAATCCAAATGACTAGTTATTGGCATTTATTAGGAGAAGGACATCACATAGTAAATGAGAAAAAAATTTATATTAATTTACATTTGTTAAAGAAAAAATTATATCTGTGTTTAATTAGTGTTAATGTGCTAGAAGCAATTAGGTTTTATGTAAGTTTTGCTTGCTCATTTGCATTTGCAGAAAGAGAAATTATGGAAGGAAATGCAAAAATTATTAGATTAATTGCAAGAGACGAAGCATTGCATTTAACAGGTACTCAACACATTTTATATCTTTTAAGTAATAAAAAAAATAATGAAAATATGCACAATATTGTTAAAGAATGTCAAGAAATAGTAATTAAAATTTTTATATCAGCTTCAGAGCAAGAAAAAAAATGGGCAGAATATTTATTTCGAGATGGTTCAATGTTAGGGTTAAATAAAGATATACTATGTCAATACATAGAATATATTACTAATATTCGTATGGATGCAATAGGTTTAAAAATGCCTTTTCAACAAAAATCTAATCCTATTCCTTGGATTGATTCTTGGTTAAACTCTGATTATATACAAAATGCTCCTCAAGAAACCGAAATTAGTTCTTATTTAGTAGGTCAAATTGATTCTAAGGTATCTAATCAAGAATTTAAAAAATTTAAACTATAA